Genomic DNA from Trichoderma asperellum chromosome 5, complete sequence:
CGGGGTCGAGGGGAGAACTCTCGGTGCCCAGGTCCATCCAGACCGAAATCCGGATGCACTTTGTTGTGGTCGTCACGGAGAAGTCGGTGAAGCAGTGAGGGCAGTGGCTGTGCACCTCTTTTCCCGGCGTCTCAAATGAGTCGTTAACCGCCTTGTGGAATTGGCGCAGGTTCTGGTGGAAGGCATCGTTGCTCCAGTCGTCGTCTCGCGGCGGGAAGACTTGCTGGTGCGGGCACACGGACTCGCTGGCGATGAGCTCCCTGGTGACCGGCTTTGACGATTGCCGATACTCGCAGAGGCTCCGGAGGAGGAATCGCCCATCGACGATTCGCGGGATGATCTTGGCGGTGACCATCAGCTTCGTCTCCCATGGGTAGGAGAGCGAATACTGCCGCGCAGCCGTGAGACGCCGCAGGTACTGGCGGTGTCTGGGGAGGAGGGAGTCGCCCATCCGGGTGTATTTCAGCGCCAGCTGGACGTGGCGTCTTCCCAGCTCGTATTCGTCTCCCGGGATCGGGGTCAATGGCTGATTGTATCGCCCGTATCTGTCGGCCAGTGGGCATGTCGGGCGGCTCTGCACTGACGTATCTGAGGTGTCGATGCGGTGGTACCGCATGCACTCCTCGCAGACCCAATGGTTGGGCATATCTCGGCACATACCGGCCAGGTATTCGAACCGCTCTTGTCGGTCCTCGTATGTGTCGGAAGGGAATTGGCCGCGACCGACGGTGTTCCGAATTGCTCGGCAGGTCGTGGCGAAGATAATCTTGTCCGCGGGGGACAGTTCGTCGGTGATCTCAAGGATGAGATCGATTGGCATGTTCAGCAGGGCTGAACGTCGGCTTTTGAGGGAGCTTCGTCtccctcctttcttctcgaTTCTTCCTCGGAGTACAGCACTGGACGCCATCTTTGCGGATGAAGACGTGGTGATGAAGTGTTGGTGGTTGATGGTTGTCCAGGTGTTTGTACGTGTTGCAATGTGAAGGCTTGCAACTCGAGTCGGAAGAATGGCGGAAGATgattagaaaaaaaaaaaaaaaaggagaggtTCGGGAAGGAAGGCCTAACTttatacaagaagaagcaatctCAAAATCAGCAGATGGAGTCGTGAGGAACGCCATCTCCAAAAGTGAGTTTGAACTGAGCTTGGTGGGCCGCAAAGGACTTCGTCTGAAATATTGCATGTAACTCGGTCACTTgtagcttatatttatttcagTCTTTTGTACACTGAGATAGTTTTAAGACttttaaccttttttatTGAATTTGTGAATAAAAACAAATGTCTTTTAGGCTTTTATGTACATGAAGCTTTACTAGAGTAATTCTCCCAATATCGCAGGGACGCCATCTGTGTAGTACCTGGCTCTTTAATGTTTGTACCAAATAAGGTTTGCCGAACCAAAATTATTAGATATTGATCTcttgatttcttttcttttcttttcttttcttttcttttcttttcttttcttttcttttcttttcttttcttttcttttcttttcttttcttttcttttcttttctttctttctttttttatgtaCTAATTAATGCGACATGTAAACATGGGCGTCGTGGCGAAATCATGTATAATCTCGTCAACGTGGTGAAATTTGTGATATTTCTGCCGCTataggctattaataaacaGCCAGCGCAGCAAGAATTTTAATAGACAAAACCTTTAACTCAACAAAAAAAG
This window encodes:
- a CDS encoding uncharacterized protein (EggNog:ENOG41); translation: MASSAVLRGRIEKKGGRRSSLKSRRSALLNMPIDLILEITDELSPADKIIFATTCRAIRNTVGRGQFPSDTYEDRQERFEYLAGMCRDMPNHWVCEECMRYHRIDTSDTSVQSRPTCPLADRYGRYNQPLTPIPGDEYELGRRHVQLALKYTRMGDSLLPRHRQYLRRLTAARQYSLSYPWETKLMVTAKIIPRIVDGRFLLRSLCEYRQSSKPVTRELIASESVCPHQQVFPPRDDDWSNDAFHQNLRQFHKAVNDSFETPGKEVHSHCPHCFTDFSVTTTTKCIRISVWMDLGTESSPLDPAWRSFVHSADLDPIDEVEYNEPGRVRELYSSEEE